One Herbaspirillum rubrisubalbicans genomic window carries:
- the ugpB gene encoding sn-glycerol-3-phosphate ABC transporter substrate-binding protein UgpB, which produces MNMMKKLIATGVLATITSSAFAATEITWWHSMTGALGERVNALADDFNKSQSDYKVVPIYKGQYDESMSAAIAAYRAGNAPDILQVFEVGTATMIYAKGAVKPVYEVMHQAGEKFDQNAYVPAIAGYYSTPKGMMSFPFNSSTTIMFYNKDMFAKAGLDPEKPPVTWQEFVGMAAKIKASGASCVYTTTWQSWVHLESFSTWHNVELASKNNGFGGLDARLKMNSPLHVRHIENLANWAKQGYFTYAGRKDEANAKFNAGECAIITGSSSAYADIRKNAKFKFGVAPLPYYSDVPGAPQNTVIGGASLWVMSGKKADEYKGVAKFFSYLSKPEVAAKWHQDTGYLPVTKAAYELTRQSGFYDRNPGTDVAVKQMIVKTTEKSRGLRLGNYVQIRTVFDEELENVWTGKKTAKEALDSAVKRGDELLARFERANKGNQ; this is translated from the coding sequence ATGAACATGATGAAAAAACTGATCGCCACTGGCGTGCTGGCGACGATCACTTCCTCTGCCTTCGCTGCGACCGAGATCACCTGGTGGCATTCCATGACCGGTGCCCTGGGCGAGCGCGTCAACGCCTTGGCCGATGACTTCAACAAGAGCCAGAGCGACTACAAGGTGGTGCCCATCTACAAGGGCCAGTACGACGAATCGATGTCGGCCGCCATCGCCGCCTACCGCGCCGGCAATGCGCCGGACATCCTGCAGGTGTTCGAAGTGGGCACGGCCACCATGATCTACGCCAAGGGCGCGGTCAAGCCGGTCTATGAAGTGATGCACCAGGCCGGCGAAAAATTCGACCAGAACGCCTACGTGCCGGCCATCGCGGGTTATTACTCGACCCCCAAGGGCATGATGTCCTTCCCCTTCAACAGCTCCACCACCATCATGTTCTACAACAAGGACATGTTCGCCAAGGCGGGCCTGGACCCGGAAAAACCACCCGTGACCTGGCAGGAATTCGTCGGCATGGCTGCCAAGATCAAGGCCAGCGGCGCGTCCTGTGTATACACCACGACCTGGCAATCCTGGGTGCATTTGGAATCGTTTTCAACCTGGCATAACGTCGAGCTGGCTTCCAAGAACAATGGCTTCGGCGGCCTGGACGCGCGCCTGAAGATGAATAGCCCGCTGCACGTGCGCCACATCGAGAACCTGGCCAACTGGGCCAAGCAGGGCTACTTCACCTATGCCGGCCGCAAGGATGAGGCCAATGCCAAGTTCAATGCCGGCGAGTGCGCCATCATCACCGGTTCTTCTTCGGCCTATGCCGATATTCGCAAGAACGCCAAGTTCAAGTTCGGCGTAGCGCCGCTGCCTTACTACAGCGACGTGCCGGGCGCACCGCAGAACACCGTCATCGGCGGCGCTTCGCTGTGGGTGATGAGCGGCAAGAAGGCCGACGAATACAAGGGCGTGGCCAAGTTCTTCAGCTACCTCTCCAAGCCTGAAGTGGCCGCCAAGTGGCACCAGGATACCGGCTACCTGCCGGTCACCAAGGCCGCCTACGAGCTGACCAGGCAGTCTGGTTTCTATGACCGCAATCCCGGTACCGACGTGGCCGTCAAGCAGATGATCGTCAAGACCACCGAGAAGTCGCGCGGCCTGCGCCTGGGCAACTATGTCCAGATCCGCACCGTCTTCGATGAGGAACTGGAAAACGTCTGGACCGGTAAGAAGACCGCCAAGGAAGCCCTGGATTCGGCCGTCAAGCGCGGCGATGAACTGCTGGCCCGCTTCGAGCGCGCCAACAAGGGTAACCAGTAA
- a CDS encoding peptidoglycan DD-metalloendopeptidase family protein, which translates to MRQPYRFNAWLAALPLVLALLLAGCAATADGDGYYTVKRGDTLYSIGRDFDQSPANLRTWNRLRNPDDLEVGQRILVRPPVGVVARTGAGQSPRPAASSASGTPRKSTTRPATKPATKPQDDDDDTPAPADAKLDWMWPTQGKSAPSADSYKKGIDISGSQGQSVVAAAAGKVTYAGHGIRGYGNMVIIKHTPQLLSVYAHNDSILVKEGQMVTRGQQIATMGNSDTNKVKLYFEIRRNGKPVNVMALLPAR; encoded by the coding sequence ATGAGACAGCCTTACCGTTTCAATGCATGGCTGGCGGCCTTGCCGCTGGTGCTGGCCTTGCTGCTGGCCGGCTGCGCTGCTACCGCCGACGGTGACGGTTACTACACCGTCAAGCGCGGCGATACGCTCTACAGCATCGGCCGCGACTTCGATCAGAGCCCGGCCAACCTGCGCACCTGGAACCGCTTGCGCAATCCCGACGACCTGGAAGTGGGCCAGCGCATCCTGGTGCGCCCGCCGGTAGGCGTGGTGGCCCGCACAGGTGCCGGACAGAGTCCGCGCCCGGCAGCGTCTTCTGCGTCAGGCACGCCGCGCAAGAGCACGACCCGGCCCGCGACCAAGCCGGCTACCAAGCCGCAGGATGACGATGACGACACCCCGGCTCCGGCTGACGCCAAGCTGGACTGGATGTGGCCGACCCAGGGCAAGTCCGCGCCCAGCGCCGATAGCTACAAGAAGGGCATCGACATCAGCGGCAGTCAGGGGCAATCGGTGGTGGCGGCGGCGGCCGGCAAGGTCACCTATGCCGGTCACGGCATCCGTGGCTACGGCAACATGGTCATCATCAAGCACACGCCGCAATTGCTGTCGGTGTATGCGCACAACGACAGCATCCTGGTCAAGGAAGGCCAGATGGTCACGCGTGGCCAACAGATCGCCACCATGGGCAACAGCGACACCAACAAGGTCAAGCTGTACTTCGAAATCCGCCGCAACGGCAAGCCGGTCAACGTGATGGCCTTGCTGCCGGCGCGCTGA
- the ugpE gene encoding sn-glycerol-3-phosphate ABC transporter permease UgpE translates to MIERRPILDFLGHVVLVLGVLIVVFPLYVAFVASTQTAEQSALSPLSLVPGGELLNNYSAILFKGTSGQVSAPPVLHMLWVSLVTALIIAIGKIAISMLSAFAIVYFRFPGRGLFFWMIFVTLMLPVEVRITPTYQVVSDLGLLNSYAGLSLPLIASATATFLFRQFFLTVPDELAEAARIDGAGPLRFLKDVLWPLSRTNVIALFVIMFIYGWNQYLWPLIAATDPGMYPIGIGIKTLISGGDSAVEWNLVMAAMVLAMLPPGLVVVLMQKWFVKGLVDSEK, encoded by the coding sequence ATGATAGAACGTCGTCCCATCCTCGACTTCCTCGGCCATGTGGTGCTGGTACTGGGGGTACTCATCGTGGTGTTTCCGCTCTACGTGGCCTTCGTGGCCAGCACCCAGACTGCCGAGCAGTCGGCGCTCTCGCCGCTGTCGCTGGTGCCGGGTGGCGAGCTGCTCAACAACTACAGCGCCATCCTCTTCAAGGGCACATCCGGCCAGGTGAGCGCACCGCCCGTGCTGCACATGCTGTGGGTGAGCCTGGTCACCGCGCTCATCATCGCCATCGGCAAGATCGCCATTTCCATGCTCTCGGCGTTTGCCATCGTCTACTTCCGCTTTCCGGGACGTGGCCTGTTCTTTTGGATGATCTTCGTCACCCTGATGCTGCCGGTGGAAGTGCGCATCACGCCGACCTACCAGGTGGTGTCGGACCTGGGATTGCTCAATAGCTATGCCGGTCTGAGCCTGCCGCTGATCGCCTCGGCCACCGCCACTTTCCTGTTCCGCCAGTTCTTCCTGACGGTGCCCGATGAACTGGCCGAGGCCGCGCGCATCGATGGTGCCGGCCCGCTGCGATTCCTCAAGGATGTGTTGTGGCCGCTGTCGCGCACCAATGTGATTGCGCTGTTCGTGATCATGTTCATCTATGGCTGGAACCAGTATCTGTGGCCGCTCATCGCCGCCACCGATCCCGGCATGTATCCGATTGGCATCGGCATCAAGACCCTGATCTCCGGCGGCGATTCGGCGGTGGAATGGAACCTGGTGATGGCCGCCATGGTCCTGGCCATGCTTCCGCCCGGACTGGTGGTGGTGCTGATGCAGAAATGGTTCGTCAAGGGCCTGGTCGATTCCGAAAAATAA
- a CDS encoding LysR substrate-binding domain-containing protein, giving the protein MTLTELKYIVAVAREKHFGHAAEACFVAQPTLSVAIKKLEDELGVVIFERGGTEVSVTPLGAQIVAQAERVLEQTAAIKEIANQNKDPLSGPLRLGIIYTIGPYLLPSLVKTMIERVPQMPLILQENFTTRLIELLRQGELDAAIMALPFPEHGLNVLPLYDEEFMVALPRQHKWADRKQIDARELKSETMLLLGNGHCFRDQVLEVCPEMSRFSTNGDGIARTFEGSSLETIRHMVSSGIGVTVLPRASIPDADSRDGMVRYVPFVAPAPSRRVVIAWRKSFTRQAAIDAVHQAVLTCKLNGVEMLTNETVTTA; this is encoded by the coding sequence ATGACACTTACAGAACTCAAATACATCGTGGCCGTGGCGCGCGAAAAGCACTTCGGCCATGCAGCAGAAGCTTGTTTCGTCGCCCAGCCCACGCTGTCGGTGGCCATCAAGAAACTGGAAGATGAACTGGGCGTGGTCATCTTCGAACGCGGCGGCACCGAGGTCTCGGTCACGCCGCTGGGCGCGCAGATCGTGGCCCAGGCCGAGCGCGTGCTGGAACAGACCGCGGCCATCAAGGAGATCGCCAACCAGAACAAGGATCCGCTGTCGGGCCCCTTGCGCCTGGGCATCATCTATACCATCGGCCCTTACCTGCTGCCCTCGCTGGTCAAGACCATGATAGAGCGGGTGCCGCAGATGCCGCTGATCCTGCAGGAAAACTTCACCACCCGCCTGATCGAACTGCTGCGCCAGGGTGAGCTCGATGCCGCCATCATGGCCCTGCCCTTCCCCGAACATGGCTTGAACGTCTTGCCGCTGTATGACGAAGAATTCATGGTGGCCCTGCCGCGCCAGCATAAATGGGCCGACCGCAAGCAGATCGATGCACGCGAACTGAAGAGCGAGACCATGCTGCTGCTGGGCAACGGCCACTGCTTCCGCGACCAGGTGCTGGAAGTCTGCCCGGAGATGTCGCGCTTTTCCACCAATGGCGATGGCATTGCCCGCACCTTCGAGGGCTCTTCGCTGGAGACCATCCGCCACATGGTGTCCTCGGGCATCGGCGTGACCGTGCTGCCGCGTGCCTCCATCCCCGATGCCGATTCCCGCGACGGTATGGTGCGTTACGTCCCCTTCGTCGCCCCCGCGCCGTCGCGCCGGGTGGTGATTGCCTGGCGCAAGAGCTTCACGCGCCAGGCCGCCATCGATGCCGTGCACCAGGCGGTGCTGACGTGCAAGCTCAATGGCGTGGAAATGCTGACCAACGAAACCGTCACCACGGCTTGA
- the ppk2 gene encoding polyphosphate kinase 2: protein MDKEELVKRVHRELADSYDEEMELELEDRTVDPVTGEFSSAHGNEEKEYRRLYFRELFRLQGELVKLQDWVVQTGHKVVIVFEGRDAAGKGGVIKRITQRLNPRVARVAALPAPNDRERTQWYFQRYVSHLPAAGEIVLFDRSWYNRAGVERVMGFCTDEQYEEFFRSVPEFERMLTRAGIQVIKYWFSITDEEQHLRFLSRIHDPLKQWKLSPMDLESRRRWEEYTKAKEVMLERTHIPEAPWWVVQAVDKKKARLNCIQHLLQQMPYAEVPHPPVILPERERHEDYERHPVPDSMIVPEYY from the coding sequence ATGGATAAGGAAGAACTGGTCAAGCGCGTCCACCGCGAACTGGCCGACAGCTATGACGAAGAAATGGAACTGGAGCTGGAAGACCGCACCGTGGACCCGGTCACCGGCGAATTCTCCAGCGCCCATGGCAACGAGGAAAAGGAATACCGTCGCCTGTATTTCCGCGAGCTGTTCCGCCTGCAGGGTGAGCTGGTCAAGCTGCAGGACTGGGTGGTGCAGACCGGTCACAAAGTGGTGATCGTCTTCGAAGGCCGCGATGCCGCTGGCAAGGGCGGCGTCATCAAGCGCATCACCCAACGTCTGAACCCGCGCGTGGCCCGTGTGGCGGCGCTGCCGGCCCCCAACGACCGCGAACGCACGCAGTGGTATTTCCAGCGTTACGTCTCGCACCTGCCGGCTGCCGGCGAAATCGTGCTATTTGACCGAAGCTGGTACAACCGGGCCGGTGTGGAGCGGGTGATGGGCTTTTGCACCGATGAGCAATATGAAGAGTTCTTCCGCTCTGTGCCCGAGTTCGAACGCATGTTGACGCGTGCCGGCATCCAGGTCATCAAGTACTGGTTCTCCATCACCGATGAAGAGCAGCACCTGCGCTTCCTCTCGCGCATCCATGATCCGCTCAAGCAGTGGAAGTTGAGCCCCATGGACCTGGAATCGCGCCGCCGCTGGGAGGAATACACCAAGGCCAAGGAGGTGATGCTGGAACGCACCCACATCCCCGAAGCGCCATGGTGGGTGGTGCAGGCGGTGGACAAGAAGAAGGCACGCCTGAACTGCATCCAGCACCTGCTGCAACAGATGCCCTATGCCGAAGTGCCGCACCCTCCGGTGATCTTGCCCGAGCGCGAGCGCCACGAAGATTACGAGCGCCATCCGGTGCCCGACTCCATGATCGTGCCGGAATACTATTGA
- a CDS encoding thiopurine S-methyltransferase, which yields MEAQFWLERWREGRTHFHQSRVTPLLQKYWPQLALPHGSTVLVPLCGKSLDMLWLAQQGHRVLGVELSELAITQFFSEHQLTPAIHESAQGRHYVAGNIELICGDIFALEDATLAACAGAYDRAALIALPPPMRADYVTQTYGRLPAQARSLLITLEYDQQKMDGPPFSVAEEEVLRLYAAHSEAVAIDRRDILEKEPKFLERGLTALETVVYRLQRQA from the coding sequence ATGGAAGCGCAATTCTGGCTGGAACGCTGGCGCGAAGGCCGCACCCATTTCCACCAGTCGCGGGTGACCCCGCTGCTGCAGAAATACTGGCCACAACTGGCGCTGCCCCATGGCAGCACGGTGCTGGTCCCGCTGTGCGGCAAGTCGCTGGACATGCTATGGCTGGCCCAGCAAGGCCATCGCGTGCTGGGGGTGGAATTGTCGGAGCTGGCCATCACCCAGTTCTTCAGCGAGCACCAGTTGACGCCCGCCATTCATGAGAGCGCCCAGGGCCGCCACTACGTGGCCGGCAACATCGAACTGATCTGCGGCGACATCTTCGCCCTGGAAGACGCCACCCTGGCCGCCTGCGCCGGCGCCTACGACCGCGCCGCACTGATCGCGCTGCCGCCGCCCATGCGCGCCGACTATGTCACGCAGACCTACGGCCGCCTGCCGGCACAGGCGCGCAGCCTGCTCATCACGCTGGAATACGACCAGCAGAAGATGGACGGCCCACCCTTCTCGGTGGCCGAGGAAGAAGTGCTGCGCCTGTATGCCGCCCACAGCGAAGCCGTGGCGATAGACCGCCGCGATATCCTGGAGAAGGAACCCAAGTTCCTGGAGCGCGGATTGACGGCGCTGGAGACGGTGGTTTATCGCTTGCAGCGCCAGGCTTGA
- the ugpA gene encoding sn-glycerol-3-phosphate ABC transporter permease UgpA has protein sequence MEKRARFTSKWLPYLLVAPQIIITLLFFFWPAVQALVQSMLLENPFGGYSEFVWFDNFKTLFADPTYLEAFRTTAVFSALVAFFGLALSLLLAVFADRVRRGAALYKTFLIWPYAVSPVVVGVLWMFLLSPSLGILSHVLAWLGLPWDYMINGTHAMILIVVAAIWKQISYNFLFFLAGLQSIPKSLIEAAAIDGAGPVKRFFTIVFPLLSPTTFFLFVVNVVYAFFDTFVIVDATTHGGPGKDTEILVYKVFVDGFRGGDLGGSAAQSVVLMAVVILLTVVQFKYVEKKVQYA, from the coding sequence GTGGAAAAACGCGCGCGCTTCACCTCGAAGTGGTTGCCCTATCTGCTGGTGGCACCGCAGATCATCATCACCTTGCTGTTCTTCTTCTGGCCCGCCGTACAGGCGCTGGTGCAGTCGATGCTGCTGGAAAATCCCTTCGGCGGCTATTCCGAATTCGTCTGGTTCGACAATTTCAAGACCCTCTTCGCCGACCCCACCTATCTCGAAGCGTTCCGCACCACGGCGGTCTTCTCGGCGCTGGTGGCCTTCTTCGGGCTGGCGTTGTCGCTGCTGCTGGCGGTCTTTGCCGACCGCGTGCGGCGCGGTGCGGCGCTCTACAAGACCTTCCTGATCTGGCCCTATGCGGTCTCACCAGTGGTGGTGGGGGTGCTGTGGATGTTCCTGTTGAGCCCCTCGCTGGGCATCCTCTCGCATGTGCTGGCCTGGCTGGGCCTGCCCTGGGACTACATGATCAATGGCACCCACGCCATGATCCTCATCGTGGTGGCGGCCATCTGGAAGCAGATCAGCTATAACTTCCTGTTCTTCCTGGCGGGGCTGCAATCGATTCCCAAGTCCCTGATCGAAGCCGCGGCCATCGATGGCGCCGGACCGGTCAAGCGCTTCTTCACCATCGTCTTCCCGCTGCTCTCGCCGACCACCTTCTTCCTCTTCGTGGTCAACGTGGTCTATGCCTTCTTCGATACCTTCGTCATCGTCGATGCCACCACCCACGGTGGCCCCGGCAAGGATACCGAGATCCTGGTCTACAAGGTCTTCGTCGATGGCTTCCGCGGCGGCGACCTGGGTGGTTCGGCGGCGCAATCGGTGGTGCTGATGGCGGTGGTGATCCTGCTCACCGTGGTGCAATTCAAGTACGTTGAAAAGAAGGTGCAATACGCATGA
- the proC gene encoding pyrroline-5-carboxylate reductase → MKIAFIGGGNMASALIGGLVGKVAAAQDIHVVDLNADALQSLQDKFGVATAQTIDGAIASVDVVVLAVKPQQMREVVATLKPFIGAQLIVSIAAGIRMVDLSRWLDGHQAIVRAMPNTPALIGRGISGVVPHEQVSTLQRAQADTILKAVGETLWLAQEAQLDAVTAVSGSGPAYVFYFLEAMEQAAAQLGLSRQEGLELAKATFAGATELARRSEESVATLRERVTSKGGTTYAALTSLEQSGVKAAIVTALQAAATRSKELGDEFGQA, encoded by the coding sequence GTGAAGATAGCGTTTATCGGCGGCGGCAACATGGCATCGGCCTTGATCGGTGGTTTGGTCGGCAAGGTGGCGGCGGCCCAGGACATCCACGTAGTCGATCTCAATGCCGATGCCCTGCAATCGCTCCAGGACAAGTTCGGCGTGGCCACCGCACAAACCATCGATGGCGCCATTGCCAGCGTGGACGTGGTGGTGCTGGCGGTCAAGCCGCAGCAGATGCGCGAAGTGGTAGCGACGCTCAAGCCCTTCATCGGTGCGCAACTGATCGTCTCCATTGCCGCCGGCATCCGCATGGTGGATCTGTCGCGCTGGCTGGATGGCCACCAGGCCATCGTGCGCGCCATGCCCAATACGCCGGCGCTGATCGGTCGCGGCATTTCCGGTGTGGTGCCGCATGAGCAGGTCTCGACCTTGCAGCGCGCCCAGGCCGATACCATCCTCAAGGCAGTCGGTGAAACCCTGTGGCTGGCGCAGGAAGCGCAGCTCGATGCCGTGACCGCCGTCTCCGGCAGCGGCCCGGCCTACGTGTTCTACTTCCTTGAAGCCATGGAGCAGGCGGCCGCGCAACTGGGCCTGTCGCGCCAAGAGGGCCTGGAGCTGGCCAAGGCCACCTTCGCCGGCGCCACCGAACTGGCGCGTCGCTCCGAGGAATCGGTGGCGACCTTGCGCGAGCGCGTCACCTCCAAGGGGGGCACCACCTATGCCGCGTTGACCAGCCTGGAACAGTCGGGCGTGAAAGCGGCCATCGTCACCGCCCTGCAAGCGGCTGCCACGCGCAGCAAAGAGCTGGGCGACGAATTCGGCCAGGCCTGA
- the ubiA gene encoding 4-hydroxybenzoate octaprenyltransferase, with protein sequence MDRLRLYALLVRAHKPIGILLLLWPTLIALWLAAGGPPDWPILVIYVLGTVLMRSAGCAINDYADRDFDRHVKRTEQRPLTSGKIQSWEALMVAGVLALVSFLLILPLNALTLQLSVAAVLIAGSYPYFKRFFAIPQAYLGIAFGFGIPMGFASVTGTVPLAAWVLLVANIFWAVAYDTEYAMVDRDDDLKIGIKTSAITFGRYDVAAVMLCYGVALALIWVVGLQYGLGLWFSAGMLVACGFAGYHYTLIRERDRMRCFAAFNNNNWLGAAIFAGVALDYLMR encoded by the coding sequence ATGGACAGGCTCAGGCTTTACGCGCTGCTGGTGCGCGCCCACAAACCGATCGGCATCCTGCTCTTGCTGTGGCCCACGCTCATCGCCCTGTGGCTGGCCGCGGGCGGCCCGCCTGACTGGCCTATCCTGGTGATCTACGTACTGGGCACGGTGCTGATGCGCTCGGCCGGCTGCGCCATCAATGACTATGCCGACCGCGACTTCGACCGCCACGTCAAGCGCACCGAACAGCGACCGTTGACCTCCGGCAAGATCCAGTCGTGGGAAGCGCTGATGGTGGCCGGCGTGCTGGCGCTGGTGTCGTTCCTGCTGATCCTGCCCTTGAATGCGCTCACGCTGCAGTTGTCGGTGGCCGCGGTCCTCATCGCCGGCAGCTATCCCTACTTCAAGCGCTTCTTCGCCATCCCCCAGGCTTACCTGGGCATCGCCTTCGGCTTCGGCATCCCCATGGGCTTTGCCAGCGTGACCGGCACGGTGCCGCTGGCGGCCTGGGTGCTGCTGGTGGCCAATATCTTCTGGGCGGTGGCCTATGACACCGAGTATGCAATGGTGGACCGCGACGACGACCTCAAGATCGGCATCAAGACCTCGGCCATCACCTTCGGCCGTTACGACGTGGCCGCCGTGATGCTGTGCTACGGGGTGGCGCTGGCGCTGATCTGGGTGGTCGGCCTGCAATACGGGCTGGGCCTGTGGTTCTCGGCGGGTATGCTGGTGGCCTGCGGTTTCGCGGGGTATCACTACACCCTCATCCGCGAGCGCGACCGGATGCGCTGTTTCGCCGCCTTCAACAACAACAACTGGCTGGGCGCGGCGATCTTTGCCGGCGTCGCGCTGGATTACCTGATGCGCTAA
- a CDS encoding BrnA antitoxin family protein, whose protein sequence is MNAPKKIKGSVENWENGTLGRDARYAKRAPPELEQQIDEAQGLQAISIRLDRDLIETFKQIARIHNVGYQPLMREALRRFADAEIKVILAAVANASDRNGQHGGGKHSVEVKLDDLQRHVA, encoded by the coding sequence ATGAACGCTCCAAAGAAAATCAAAGGAAGTGTCGAGAACTGGGAAAACGGCACCTTGGGTCGGGATGCCCGCTACGCCAAGCGCGCTCCGCCCGAGCTGGAGCAGCAGATTGATGAGGCGCAAGGTTTGCAGGCAATTTCAATCCGCCTCGACCGCGACCTGATAGAAACCTTCAAGCAGATCGCCCGCATCCACAATGTCGGTTACCAGCCGCTCATGCGTGAAGCCCTGCGGCGTTTTGCCGATGCAGAAATCAAGGTCATCCTGGCCGCCGTGGCCAATGCCAGTGACCGCAACGGTCAGCACGGCGGTGGCAAGCACAGTGTCGAAGTGAAGCTCGACGACCTGCAGCGCCACGTCGCCTGA
- a CDS encoding YggS family pyridoxal phosphate-dependent enzyme: protein MSSIAQRLQHVQQQIARATQEAGRASASVQLLAVSKTFGPQAVAEAVQAGQRAFGENYLQEALDKIAAMPALVPGIALEWHFIGPIQSNKTRPIAEHFAWVHSVDRLKIAQRLSEQRPAELGPLNICLQVNISGEASKSGLSPQELPAVAAQVAQLPHLRLRGLMAIPAPSENPAQQRAAFAAVRGLYEQLRQSGLPLDTLSMGMSADLEAALAEGASIVRIGSAIFGARHYA, encoded by the coding sequence ATGTCGTCAATCGCCCAACGCTTACAACACGTGCAACAACAGATCGCCCGCGCCACCCAGGAGGCCGGCCGTGCGAGCGCCTCGGTGCAATTGCTGGCCGTCTCCAAGACCTTCGGGCCGCAGGCGGTGGCCGAAGCGGTGCAGGCCGGGCAGCGCGCCTTCGGTGAAAACTATTTGCAGGAAGCGCTGGACAAGATCGCAGCCATGCCGGCCCTGGTGCCCGGGATTGCGCTGGAGTGGCATTTCATCGGCCCCATCCAGAGCAACAAGACGCGTCCCATCGCCGAGCACTTCGCCTGGGTGCATTCGGTGGATCGTCTCAAGATCGCCCAGCGCCTGTCCGAACAGCGGCCTGCGGAACTGGGGCCGCTCAATATTTGTCTGCAAGTCAATATCAGCGGGGAAGCCAGCAAGAGCGGTCTATCCCCCCAGGAGTTGCCCGCGGTCGCCGCCCAGGTGGCGCAATTGCCCCATCTGCGGCTGCGCGGCCTGATGGCCATCCCTGCCCCCAGCGAGAACCCGGCACAGCAGCGGGCCGCCTTTGCCGCGGTGCGGGGGCTATATGAACAATTGCGCCAGAGTGGCCTGCCCCTGGATACTCTTTCCATGGGCATGTCGGCCGACCTGGAGGCCGCACTGGCCGAAGGGGCAAGCATAGTGCGCATCGGCAGTGCTATCTTTGGTGCTCGGCATTACGCTTGA
- a CDS encoding sn-glycerol-3-phosphate import ATP-binding protein UgpC — protein sequence MAAIHLKQVRKTYGAGAKAVDVIHGIDAEIADGEFIVMVGPSGCGKSTLLRMVAGLEEVSSGQIVIGQRVVNDLEPKERDIAMVFQNYALYPHMTVYQNMAYGLKIQGLSKSEIDERVQRAAAILELGALLERTPRQLSGGQRQRVAMGRAIVRKPAVFLFDEPLSNLDAKLRVQMRLEIQKLHANLRTTSLYVTHDQVEAMTLGQRMIVMNRGVAEQIGTPAEVYARPATTFVASFIGSPPMNLLRGKLSADGGSFEVDQGGAADTVRLPQALPAAAGQERILGVRPEHLLPILDGSEAQLALEVELVEALGAELLVHARCGGQSLVLRCPANVPVSTGQRIGASFGAADVHWFDVQSTHRIG from the coding sequence ATGGCAGCTATCCATCTCAAGCAAGTCCGCAAGACCTATGGCGCCGGCGCCAAGGCGGTCGATGTGATCCACGGCATCGATGCCGAGATCGCCGATGGCGAATTCATCGTCATGGTCGGCCCCTCGGGTTGCGGCAAGTCCACCCTCCTGCGCATGGTCGCGGGCCTGGAAGAAGTCAGCAGCGGTCAGATCGTCATCGGTCAGCGCGTGGTCAATGACCTGGAACCCAAGGAGCGCGACATCGCCATGGTGTTCCAGAACTATGCGCTCTATCCGCACATGACGGTGTACCAGAACATGGCCTATGGCCTGAAGATCCAGGGGCTGTCCAAGAGCGAGATCGACGAACGGGTGCAGCGCGCCGCCGCCATCCTGGAACTGGGCGCCTTGCTGGAACGCACCCCGCGCCAGCTCTCCGGCGGTCAGCGCCAGCGCGTGGCCATGGGCCGTGCCATCGTGAGGAAACCGGCCGTGTTCCTGTTCGACGAACCGCTCTCCAACCTGGACGCCAAGCTGCGCGTGCAGATGCGCCTGGAAATCCAGAAGCTGCACGCCAATCTGCGCACCACCAGCCTGTACGTGACCCACGACCAGGTCGAAGCCATGACCCTGGGCCAGCGCATGATCGTCATGAACCGTGGCGTAGCCGAACAGATCGGCACTCCTGCTGAAGTCTACGCGCGCCCGGCTACCACCTTCGTGGCCAGCTTCATCGGTTCACCGCCGATGAACCTGCTGCGCGGCAAGCTGTCGGCTGATGGCGGCAGCTTTGAGGTCGACCAGGGCGGTGCGGCCGATACCGTCCGGCTGCCGCAGGCGCTGCCGGCTGCGGCCGGTCAGGAGCGCATCCTGGGCGTGCGACCGGAACATCTGCTGCCCATTCTCGATGGCTCGGAGGCGCAACTGGCGCTGGAGGTGGAACTGGTCGAAGCGCTGGGCGCGGAATTGCTGGTCCATGCGCGCTGCGGTGGACAGTCGCTGGTGTTGCGCTGTCCGGCCAATGTACCGGTCAGCACCGGTCAGCGTATCGGCGCCTCCTTCGGGGCGGCGGATGTGCATTGGTTCGATGTGCAAAGCACACACCGGATAGGCTGA